The genomic segment CAATTTCAATTCCTTCAAACATCGCTGAGGGTTCAGGTAGAAAATCCAAAAAAGAATATATACAGTTTCTATATGTTTCATTAGGTTCGATTGTTGAACTTGATACCCAACTTATTATTGCAAAGAATTTGGGATATCTACCAAATAAAGATATTCGTACAGATTTATTGACGATAAAGAAGATGTTGATCGGTTTAATCCATAGTCTTGAACGAAAGGAGTCAAAGTGAAAAAAAATACACTTTTAGCT from the Candidatus Cloacimonadota bacterium genome contains:
- a CDS encoding four helix bundle protein, with product MSEKIKDKGEKEIRVISHEDLNVWKDSINLVTEIYRLTKDFPQNELYGLTNQIRRSAISIPSNIAEGSGRKSKKEYIQFLYVSLGSIVELDTQLIIAKNLGYLPNKDIRTDLLTIKKMLIGLIHSLERKESK